In Vigna radiata var. radiata cultivar VC1973A chromosome 3, Vradiata_ver6, whole genome shotgun sequence, the following proteins share a genomic window:
- the LOC106757200 gene encoding acyl-CoA-binding domain-containing protein 4 isoform X1: MSSSAPQVSNNKTMWLHPKVLGFNPSERWGHSACFSKGLMYVFGGCCGGLHFCDVLTLDLTKLVWSKLTTTGEKPGPRDSHSAVLVGHKMIVFGGTNGFKKVNHIHILDLVTKEWFRPECKGTPPSPRESHTATLVGDERIVIFGGSGEGHANYLNDLHILDLRTMSWTSPELKGDLPVPRDSHSTLAIGNKLIVYGGDSGDQYHGNVHMLDMATMTWSRLTIQGSPPGVRAGHAAVNIGTKVYIIGGVGDKRYYNDVWIFDTCNFLWTQLDIHFQQPQGRFSHTAVAAGMNIAIYGGCGEDERPLNELLVLQLAAEYPNGRYYVPMSKPIGTYWNHEKNIIPAEADTTNSQETILVRNDVEAFGNGAYEIASEKSSPYHFDSGTSRQKRRRIAAAKVWDVESEQEDSFLSLSLHSSPYKSDQEQTPSQEANAFFPTTSQHENDSNYKRTLMNVPLKTPQAFHFLQHQIKQEQCLHVNEDKKRAQRQAAEQKPMLRPIQHLIGGEVRERVEGPFDPVSVSPTVVNGRIFRGVIFAPGAGVVSKGASVKPNCPSSQAFLGTLRASQEAPYHGSRSRQTPVALPFPIMGATPSVVSKEHKIRSDLQGLALTLGGPGSGNPEVKY; this comes from the exons ATGAGTTCTTCGGCACCTCAAGTTTCCAACAACAAAACAATGTGGCTGCATCCAAAGGTTTTGGGTTTCAATCCTTCTGAAAGATGGGGGCACTCTGCTTGCTTCTCCAAGGGCCTCATGTATGTCTTTGGG GGTTGCTGTGGGGGGCTGCATTTTTGCGATGTTCTCACTCTGGACCTTACCAAACTGGTTTGGAGCAAGCTTACTACTACCGGTGAGAAGCCGGGGCCGAGAGATAGTCACAGTGCTGTTCTTGTGGGGCATAAAATGATAGTGTTTGGTGGCACGAATGGGTTCAAGAAGGTGAATCACATTCACATACTTGATCTTGTTACCAAAGAGTGGTTTCGACCTGAATGTAAAGGGACTCCTCCTTCTCCACGTGAAAGCCATACTGCCACGCTGGTTGGTGATGAAAGGATAGTGATATTTGGCGGTAGTGGAGAAGGTCATGCTAACTATTTAAATGATTTGCACATTCTTGATCTTCGAACCATGAGTTGGACTTCCCCTGAGTTGAAAGGTGATTTGCCGGTCCCCAGAGACAGTCATAGTACCCTTGCAATCGGGAACAAACTTATTGTTTATGGTGGAGATTCTGGTGATCAGTATCATGGCAATGTTCATATGCTTGATATGGCTACAATGACTTGGTCTAGA TTGACGATTCAAGGTTCTCCACCAGGAGTCAGGGCAGGTCATGCTGCAGTTAACATTGGAACAAAG GTATATATCATTGGAGGAGTTGGAGATAAACGTTACTATAACGACGTTTGGATCTTTGATACTTGCAATTTTTTGTGGACTCAACTCGATATACATTTTCAACAGCCACAAGGGCGATTTTCTCATACAGCTGTTGCTGCAGGCATGAATATTGCAATATATGGCGG ATGTGGGGAAGATGAACGTCCTCTCAATGAATTGTTAGTGTTGCAGCTTGCAGCAGAGTATCCAAATGGACGTTACTACGTTCCCATGAGCAAACCTATTGGAACTTATTGGAATCACGAAAAGAATATTATCCCAGCAGAAGCGGATACTACTAACTCG CAGGAAACTATCCTCGTGAGGAATGACGTGGAAGCTTTTGGAAATGGAGCTTATGAAATTGCATCAGAAAAATCGTCGCCTTATCACTTTGATTCAG GTACTTCACGACAGAAGAGGAGGAGAATTGCTGCTGCAAAGGTATGGGATGTTGAATCAGAACAAGAAGATAGTTTTCTTTCATTGTCTCTTCATTCATCTCCATATAAATCGGATCAAGAACAGACCCCAAGtcaagaagcaaatgcattcTTTCCAACCACTTCCCAACACGAAAATGACTCAAATTATAAGAGAACATTGATGAATGTCCCACTTAAGACTCCACAGGCTTTTCATTTCCTacaacatcaaataaaacagGAACAATGTCTTCATGTTAACGAGGACAAAAAAAGAGCTCAACGTCAGGCTGCAGAGCAGAAACCAATGCTGCGACCCATTCAACACCTG ATTGGTGGTGAAGTTCGGGAGAGAGTTGAAGGACCCTTTGACCCAGTTTCGGTATCTCCTACAGTTGTGAATGGAAGGATTTTCCGGGGAGTCATATTTGCACCT GGAGCAGGAGTTGTCTCAAAAGGGGCGAGTGTTAAACCGAATTGTCCTTCCTCTCAAGCCTTTTTGGGTACTTTAAGGGCTTCCCAGGAAGCACCATACCATGGTTCACGATCAAGGCAAACCCCAGTGGCTTTAC
- the LOC106757200 gene encoding RING finger protein B isoform X2, with protein MSSSAPQVSNNKTMWLHPKVLGFNPSERWGHSACFSKGLMYVFGGCCGGLHFCDVLTLDLTKLVWSKLTTTGEKPGPRDSHSAVLVGHKMIVFGGTNGFKKVNHIHILDLVTKEWFRPECKGTPPSPRESHTATLVGDERIVIFGGSGEGHANYLNDLHILDLRTMSWTSPELKGDLPVPRDSHSTLAIGNKLIVYGGDSGDQYHGNVHMLDMATMTWSRLTIQGSPPGVRAGHAAVNIGTKVYIIGGVGDKRYYNDVWIFDTCNFLWTQLDIHFQQPQGRFSHTAVAAGMNIAIYGGCGEDERPLNELLVLQLAAEYPNGRYYVPMSKPIGTYWNHEKNIIPAEADTTNSETILVRNDVEAFGNGAYEIASEKSSPYHFDSGTSRQKRRRIAAAKVWDVESEQEDSFLSLSLHSSPYKSDQEQTPSQEANAFFPTTSQHENDSNYKRTLMNVPLKTPQAFHFLQHQIKQEQCLHVNEDKKRAQRQAAEQKPMLRPIQHLIGGEVRERVEGPFDPVSVSPTVVNGRIFRGVIFAPGAGVVSKGASVKPNCPSSQAFLGTLRASQEAPYHGSRSRQTPVALPFPIMGATPSVVSKEHKIRSDLQGLALTLGGPGSGNPEVKY; from the exons ATGAGTTCTTCGGCACCTCAAGTTTCCAACAACAAAACAATGTGGCTGCATCCAAAGGTTTTGGGTTTCAATCCTTCTGAAAGATGGGGGCACTCTGCTTGCTTCTCCAAGGGCCTCATGTATGTCTTTGGG GGTTGCTGTGGGGGGCTGCATTTTTGCGATGTTCTCACTCTGGACCTTACCAAACTGGTTTGGAGCAAGCTTACTACTACCGGTGAGAAGCCGGGGCCGAGAGATAGTCACAGTGCTGTTCTTGTGGGGCATAAAATGATAGTGTTTGGTGGCACGAATGGGTTCAAGAAGGTGAATCACATTCACATACTTGATCTTGTTACCAAAGAGTGGTTTCGACCTGAATGTAAAGGGACTCCTCCTTCTCCACGTGAAAGCCATACTGCCACGCTGGTTGGTGATGAAAGGATAGTGATATTTGGCGGTAGTGGAGAAGGTCATGCTAACTATTTAAATGATTTGCACATTCTTGATCTTCGAACCATGAGTTGGACTTCCCCTGAGTTGAAAGGTGATTTGCCGGTCCCCAGAGACAGTCATAGTACCCTTGCAATCGGGAACAAACTTATTGTTTATGGTGGAGATTCTGGTGATCAGTATCATGGCAATGTTCATATGCTTGATATGGCTACAATGACTTGGTCTAGA TTGACGATTCAAGGTTCTCCACCAGGAGTCAGGGCAGGTCATGCTGCAGTTAACATTGGAACAAAG GTATATATCATTGGAGGAGTTGGAGATAAACGTTACTATAACGACGTTTGGATCTTTGATACTTGCAATTTTTTGTGGACTCAACTCGATATACATTTTCAACAGCCACAAGGGCGATTTTCTCATACAGCTGTTGCTGCAGGCATGAATATTGCAATATATGGCGG ATGTGGGGAAGATGAACGTCCTCTCAATGAATTGTTAGTGTTGCAGCTTGCAGCAGAGTATCCAAATGGACGTTACTACGTTCCCATGAGCAAACCTATTGGAACTTATTGGAATCACGAAAAGAATATTATCCCAGCAGAAGCGGATACTACTAACTCG GAAACTATCCTCGTGAGGAATGACGTGGAAGCTTTTGGAAATGGAGCTTATGAAATTGCATCAGAAAAATCGTCGCCTTATCACTTTGATTCAG GTACTTCACGACAGAAGAGGAGGAGAATTGCTGCTGCAAAGGTATGGGATGTTGAATCAGAACAAGAAGATAGTTTTCTTTCATTGTCTCTTCATTCATCTCCATATAAATCGGATCAAGAACAGACCCCAAGtcaagaagcaaatgcattcTTTCCAACCACTTCCCAACACGAAAATGACTCAAATTATAAGAGAACATTGATGAATGTCCCACTTAAGACTCCACAGGCTTTTCATTTCCTacaacatcaaataaaacagGAACAATGTCTTCATGTTAACGAGGACAAAAAAAGAGCTCAACGTCAGGCTGCAGAGCAGAAACCAATGCTGCGACCCATTCAACACCTG ATTGGTGGTGAAGTTCGGGAGAGAGTTGAAGGACCCTTTGACCCAGTTTCGGTATCTCCTACAGTTGTGAATGGAAGGATTTTCCGGGGAGTCATATTTGCACCT GGAGCAGGAGTTGTCTCAAAAGGGGCGAGTGTTAAACCGAATTGTCCTTCCTCTCAAGCCTTTTTGGGTACTTTAAGGGCTTCCCAGGAAGCACCATACCATGGTTCACGATCAAGGCAAACCCCAGTGGCTTTAC